The stretch of DNA AATGTAACAGTTCTGATGTTTGTGGCGGCGTTTTGGGCATTTACATTTATCTTCCTAAAGATAGAAGAGCGCACGATTACGCCTATCACAATTATGTTCGGGCGCTCCATAATAGCCTTTGTGTTTTTATTCATCGTAGCGCTTATTCTAAGAAAAGACCTTTTAGCCCATGTTAAAGATGCTTGGAAGTTTTTTACCTTTGCGCTTCTGGGAATATCTGCCCTTTGGATTAGTCTTGCCTTTGGCCAGGAGCACGTAAGCGCTGGGGTTGCATCAGTTATCGTCACAACAACACCTCTTCTCACATTTGTAATTCTGGTACTAATCTTAAAAGAAGAGCATTTTAGTTTTCAAGGCCTACTTGGCCTATTAATTGGAGTAGCGGGAATTGTTCTCGTAATAGGCATAAGCAAAATTATGGGCGGCGGATCAACCTTAAAAGGCGTGCTCCTAATATTCGGCGGCTTTGTATGTTTCACAATAAACGGCATCTTGGTTGCTAAATTGGCAAAGACAATAGACCCTGTTATTACATCTACCTGGTTTCTGTTCTTCGCCTCCATTATCCTTGGCGCTCTCGCGTTTATATTTGAGAGCCCGATGTCGCTCCCTTGGACTGGGGAGACCATTGCCGCAGAGCTTGCGCTTGGACTGATTTGCACTGGCCTAGGCTATTTTGGCTACTACTTCATTATCTACAGAGAGGGGGCATATTTCTCCTCATTCATTTTCTACTTCATCCCGGTGTTCGGACTTTTGGCCGGGCATCTCGTTTTAAACGAAAAAGTGGTATTATCTCAAATTATAGGTGTTATTATGATTGTCGGCGGCGTATATCTTGTAAACCGGGCTAAGCTCAAGGGAGGATGATTCTAAAAGCTCCATGGTCAAATCAACCTTACTCATGCTCTACATTGCTCTTGTATGGGCGAGTGCAATTCTCTTTGTAAAAACTGAAGAATCTACAGTTCCGCCCTTAACTATTATGGCAGGCAGAGCGATTTTTGCCTTTCTCACCATGTACGTTATCGCCCTTGCGACTCGCACAAAGATGACGGGTCTCTTAAACTACATGCCCAAGTTTATATTCCTCTCGCTCATAGGAATTGTGATTGTGTGGGCCGGGCTCGCATTCGGCCAAGAGTATCTATCCGTAGGCCTCGCGTCAGTGCTCGTTACCGTAACACCTCTTTCAACGTTTATTCTTCTCGTATTCATCCTAAGAATGGAGCCGTTTAAA from Thermodesulfobacteriota bacterium encodes:
- a CDS encoding DMT family transporter; this encodes MVLNVTVLMFVAAFWAFTFIFLKIEERTITPITIMFGRSIIAFVFLFIVALILRKDLLAHVKDAWKFFTFALLGISALWISLAFGQEHVSAGVASVIVTTTPLLTFVILVLILKEEHFSFQGLLGLLIGVAGIVLVIGISKIMGGGSTLKGVLLIFGGFVCFTINGILVAKLAKTIDPVITSTWFLFFASIILGALAFIFESPMSLPWTGETIAAELALGLICTGLGYFGYYFIIYREGAYFSSFIFYFIPVFGLLAGHLVLNEKVVLSQIIGVIMIVGGVYLVNRAKLKGG